The Candidatus Rokuibacteriota bacterium region GGCGAGGGGATCGAAACGGCTCCCTCTCCCTCTCCGAGGGAGAGGGTCGGGGTGAGGGTGGCGCATGTGTTCACGCATAATCCGGCTTAGCGGGCCGCTCCCGGGGGCGAGGGGATCGAAACGGCTCCCTCTCCCTCTCCGAGGGAGAGGGTCGGGGTGAGGGTGGCGCATGTGTTCACGCATAATCCGGGTCAGCGGGCCGCCCCCGGGGGCAGCTTGATCTTGGCGCGAGTCGCCGTCACTTCGGCGGCGGTCACCTGGTCCCCCTGGTTGCCCCAGGCGTTGCGCACGTACGTCAGGATGTGGGCGACCTCGTCATCCCGGAGCTGGCTCATCGGCGGCATGACCGAGTTGAACTGCTTGCCGTTGACCGTGACCGGGCCGCTGAGCCCCTTGAGCACGACCTCGATCGACCGCTGCTTGTTCGCCATCAGGTAGTCGGACTTCGCCAGCGGAGGGAACACGTTCGGGAGCCCGTTGCCGTGAGGCTGGTGACAGACCGAGCAGGTGCCCTTGAAGAGCATCTCTCCCGCCGCGATCTGCGTCTTGATGTCGAGGGTGCCCTTCTCGAGCGCGCTGGCGGCGGACGCGATGGCGCCCGACTGGGGCCCGGCCTTTTCGCTGAGGTACTCCACGTCGACCTCCTTGCCGGAGTACACGAGCTTGTTCTCGGGGCCGTCGACCTTGAGCATGCCGAGCGCGCCCTTGTTGAAGGTCCGGAAGATGGAGTGGTCCACGATGATGTAGGTTCCCGGCACCTCGACCTTGAACTCCACGATGGCGGAGCCGCCCGCCGGGATCAGCGTCGTCTGCACGTTCTCCTGATAGCGGGAGCCGCCCTCGGTGTAGACGCGATCGAAGATCTCGCCGATGACGTGGAAGCTGCTCACGAGGTTCGGTCCGCCGTTGCCCACGAACATCCGGATGCGCTCGCCGACCTTGGCCTTGAGCGCCTTGTCGCCCACCAGGGCGCCCTCCGAGCCGTTGAAGAGCACGTAGGTCGCCCGCTCGTCGATGGCCTTCTGCATGTCGAAGGGCTGGGCGCCCTTTTCCCGGTACGCGCCGACGGTGTAGAAGTCGCCCTGCATGATGTAGAACTCGCGGTCGACCTTCGACAGGCCCTGGGGCGGCTCGACCAGGATCAGGCCGTACATGCCGTTGGCGACGTGCATGCCGACCGGGGCCGTGGCGCAGTGGTACACGTACAGGCCCGGGTTGAGCGCCTTGAAGGTGAACTGCGATTCGTGGCCGGGAGCCGTGAAGGTGCTGGTGGCGCCGCCCCCGGGCCCCGTCACGGCGTGCAGGTCGATGTTGTGCGGCATCTTGCTGTCCGGATGGTTCTGCAGATGGAACTCGACGGTGTCGCCCTGGCGCACCCGGATGAACTTGCCGGGCACCTGGCCCCCAAACGTCCAGAAGGTGTACTCGACGCCGTCCGAGATGGGCAGGTTCACCTCGCGGACTTCCAGGTGGACGACCACCTTGGCCGGATCACGCCGGGTTATCGGCGGCGGCACGTCCGGCGCGCTGGTCAGCACTGCCTCGATGGGCGCTCCCGCCTGTGCCGTGGCGGCCGCCGCCGGCTTGGCGGGAGTCCGGCCCTGCGAGGAAGCGTCCTGCGCCGACACCAGAAGCACCCCCACGCCCATGACAACTGCCACCATGCCCAGGAAACCTGTCACGATCGATCGCGGCGCCATACGCTCTCTCCTCTTGCGTTGCCTCAGTCCGGAAGTCGGTGCCGGCGACGATTCGCCGCCGGGGCTCCCTGGTCCCCTTTATACGGGCAATCCAAGAGGCCCGCTATGAGCTAAATCATACGGGGCCGCCGATCTGAGGTTCTTGCGCCGTATGACCTAGGTCATACGCGCCAAACGCGGCCGCGCCCTACCCTCGGCCCAGGTT contains the following coding sequences:
- the nirK gene encoding copper-containing nitrite reductase; protein product: MAPRSIVTGFLGMVAVVMGVGVLLVSAQDASSQGRTPAKPAAAATAQAGAPIEAVLTSAPDVPPPITRRDPAKVVVHLEVREVNLPISDGVEYTFWTFGGQVPGKFIRVRQGDTVEFHLQNHPDSKMPHNIDLHAVTGPGGGATSTFTAPGHESQFTFKALNPGLYVYHCATAPVGMHVANGMYGLILVEPPQGLSKVDREFYIMQGDFYTVGAYREKGAQPFDMQKAIDERATYVLFNGSEGALVGDKALKAKVGERIRMFVGNGGPNLVSSFHVIGEIFDRVYTEGGSRYQENVQTTLIPAGGSAIVEFKVEVPGTYIIVDHSIFRTFNKGALGMLKVDGPENKLVYSGKEVDVEYLSEKAGPQSGAIASAASALEKGTLDIKTQIAAGEMLFKGTCSVCHQPHGNGLPNVFPPLAKSDYLMANKQRSIEVVLKGLSGPVTVNGKQFNSVMPPMSQLRDDEVAHILTYVRNAWGNQGDQVTAAEVTATRAKIKLPPGAAR